The following proteins are co-located in the Cydia pomonella isolate Wapato2018A chromosome 19, ilCydPomo1, whole genome shotgun sequence genome:
- the LOC133528387 gene encoding DNA-directed RNA polymerase II subunit RPB7: MFYHISLEHEILLHPRYFGPQLLDTVKQKLYTEVEGTCTGKYGFVIAVTTIDNIGAGLIQPGQGFVVYPIKYKAIVFRPFKGEVLDAIVTQVNKVGMFAQIGPLSCFISHHSIPADMEFCPNVNPPCYKSKQEDNVIQEEDVIRLKIVGTRVDATGIFAIGTLMDDYLGLVTQ, translated from the exons ATGTTTTATCAC ATATCCTTGGAACATGAAATTTTGCTTCATCCGCGGTATTTTGGACCACAATTGTTGGATActgtaaaacaaaaactatacaCTGAAGTCGAGGGAACATGCACGGGAAA GTACGGGTTTGTGATAGCTGTTACCACAATAGATAATATAGGCGCAGGTCTCATACAGCCAGGGCAAGGCTTTGTAGTATATCCAATCAAATATAAGGCCATAGTTTTCCGGCCATTCAAGGGTGAAGTGCTTGATGCTATTGTCACACAAGTTAATAAG GTTGGGATGTTTGCTCAGATTGGACCTCTTAGTTGTTTTATATCTCATcat TCCATTCCAGCAGATATGGAGTTCTGCCCAAATGTAAACCCACCTTGTTATAAGAGCAAGCAGGAAGACAATGTGATCCAGGAGGAAGATGTTATCAGACTGAAGATTGTAGGCACCCGGGTTGATGCCACTGGTATT TTTGCTATTGGAACATTGATGGATGACTATTTAGGATTAGTAACACAGTGA